One window of Candidatus Sulfotelmatobacter sp. genomic DNA carries:
- the coaD gene encoding pantetheine-phosphate adenylyltransferase, whose protein sequence is MNGRSPGVPANGHAAVYPGSFDPLTVGHLDVIERAAQIFDRVLVAVVVNPQKREPLFTLDEREQMIREAIAHVPNVEVAHFRGLLADFVRSLGANVIVKGLRVVSDFESEMSTALMNRSLSGVDTCFLPSDPRWSFVSSTLVKEVYNLGGDVTEFVPPSVLRLMQAKRQTAR, encoded by the coding sequence GTGAACGGACGCAGCCCCGGCGTTCCGGCTAACGGCCATGCGGCGGTGTATCCGGGCTCGTTCGACCCGCTGACCGTCGGGCACCTCGACGTCATCGAGCGCGCGGCGCAGATCTTCGATCGCGTGCTGGTCGCGGTGGTCGTCAACCCGCAGAAGCGCGAGCCGCTGTTCACCCTCGACGAGCGCGAGCAGATGATCCGCGAGGCGATCGCCCACGTCCCCAACGTCGAGGTGGCCCACTTTCGCGGCCTGTTGGCCGACTTCGTCCGCTCGCTGGGCGCGAACGTCATCGTCAAGGGGCTGCGTGTCGTCTCGGATTTCGAGAGCGAGATGTCGACCGCGCTGATGAACCGCTCGCTGTCCGGCGTCGACACCTGTTTCCTGCCCAGCGATCCGCGCTGGTCGTTCGTCAGCTCGACGCTCGTCAAAGAGGTCTACAACCTCGGCGGCGACGTCACCGAGTTCGTCCCGCCCTCCGTTCTGCGCTTGATGCAAGCCAAACGCCAGACCGCCCGCTAG
- the rsmD gene encoding 16S rRNA (guanine(966)-N(2))-methyltransferase RsmD gives MGTLTITGGTLRSRRVTTPAGREVRPTPARVKEALFSILSTRVERARVLDLFAGSGALGFESLSRGASHVTFVERHRPTADALRANALRLGVAEQVAVIAVPAERAAQVVEGRFDLVFADPPYAQPYPAAVFATLRRRGAIDPDTTVVYEHTARGAAPVDPAMRVERGERYGEVALSFLRPQVAA, from the coding sequence ATGGGGACGCTCACGATTACCGGGGGAACCCTGCGCAGCCGCCGCGTGACCACACCGGCCGGCCGCGAGGTCCGACCAACCCCCGCCCGCGTCAAGGAAGCGCTGTTCTCGATCCTCTCGACCCGGGTCGAACGGGCACGCGTCTTGGATTTGTTCGCCGGGAGCGGCGCGCTGGGGTTCGAGTCGCTCTCGCGTGGTGCGAGCCACGTCACATTCGTCGAGCGCCACCGTCCGACCGCCGATGCGCTGCGCGCCAACGCGCTGCGGTTGGGCGTCGCCGAGCAGGTGGCGGTGATCGCCGTGCCGGCCGAACGTGCCGCGCAGGTCGTGGAAGGACGGTTCGATCTCGTGTTCGCCGACCCGCCCTATGCGCAGCCGTATCCGGCCGCCGTCTTCGCCACGCTGCGGCGACGCGGCGCGATCGATCCGGACACGACGGTCGTCTACGAGCACACGGCACGTGGTGCCGCGCCGGTCGACCCGGCCATGCGCGTCGAGCGCGGCGAACGGTACGGTGAGGTCGCCCTGAGCTTCTTGCGGCCGCAGGTGGCGGCGTGA
- a CDS encoding HAD family hydrolase, whose product MSDDALLPRPFALGFDFDHTLGSDQGLERRAFYELAVEAGVPIDPDDPGWQARLDELLELFRSERITLDAMLARFSAALGVLPLRAERWQAHCFALVDQLVRPLAGARELLTALRARGVPHAILTNGWSPLQEKKIARALGESVVGTSVLVSDLLGVAKPAPGAFAALTDELGMERERCWYVGDNPQADVGGALAAGLRAIWLDEHGASYPQDVPRPTVRVTTLRELQALIENTFAP is encoded by the coding sequence GTGAGCGACGACGCACTCTTGCCCCGGCCCTTCGCGCTGGGCTTCGACTTCGATCACACGCTGGGCAGCGATCAGGGTCTCGAGCGCCGGGCCTTCTACGAGCTGGCGGTTGAAGCGGGCGTGCCGATCGATCCCGACGATCCGGGCTGGCAAGCGCGGCTCGACGAGCTGCTCGAGCTGTTTCGCAGCGAGCGCATCACGCTGGATGCGATGCTGGCGCGGTTCTCGGCCGCGCTCGGCGTGCTGCCGCTGCGCGCCGAACGTTGGCAGGCCCACTGTTTCGCGCTGGTCGACCAGTTGGTGCGGCCGCTGGCCGGCGCGCGCGAGCTGTTGACGGCGCTGCGCGCGCGCGGCGTACCGCACGCGATTCTCACCAACGGCTGGTCGCCGCTGCAAGAGAAGAAGATCGCCCGCGCGCTCGGCGAGAGCGTCGTCGGCACCAGCGTGCTGGTCAGCGACCTGCTCGGCGTCGCGAAGCCGGCGCCGGGCGCCTTCGCGGCGCTGACCGACGAGCTGGGGATGGAGCGCGAGCGCTGCTGGTATGTCGGCGACAACCCGCAGGCCGACGTCGGCGGCGCGCTGGCGGCCGGCCTGCGTGCGATCTGGCTGGACGAGCACGGCGCGAGTTATCCACAGGACGTCCCCAGACCGACCGTACGGGTTACGACGTTGCGGGAGCTGCAGGCGCTGATCGAGAACACGTTCGCCCCATAG
- the recG gene encoding ATP-dependent DNA helicase RecG — protein MGDGGPALSHAGAARRARRRARRGGDGTIATRPAGGLVGLAGIGPETAAKFAEVGVRTPDDLLAYIPRAYRDWREPQPIANLPEGEAIVVGRAARVKERQGRFPLVTVDLADETGVVQAKWFGRRHLFGKFTVGERLFVAGRVARTKLLPELNVTSHRVLREGERYVGEIVPVYPATKELPDRQIRTLIGKNLERLIAQHVDALPAALVRQFGFPPLAQAWRTVHAPRDLDALGPARERIVFDEFFAIALAAALKRARREAEGGARVCEMPDGFWDAFVAQLPFAPTGAQARVIERIWTDMGRTAPMNRLLQGDVGSGKTLVAAAAIVLAHRSGAQSALMAPTEILAAQHAAKLAPMLLPFGIGVEAVFGSMGARERRRAEERIASGAAGLAVGTHALLTESVSFADLGLVVIDEQHRFGVRQRAALRAKSGAPHTLAMTATPIPRTLAQTKFADMDVSIIDELPPGRTPVRTFVIGAPRKTMVYEFVRKNVELGRQAYVVAPAIDATESALTSALAEAEALRTRVFPDLRVDVLHGKLPPREKDAVMDRFKRHESDVLVATTVVEVGVDVPNASVMVVLDAQRYGLAQLHQLRGRVGRGVAESFCLLIAPTDALEVERLHVLEETNDGFAIAEADLRLRNAGELAGTAQAGEMGTIGSIVDDFGLYMKAKAAADEIVARDPALADPDHAGLLALVDANTSARAVLVTA, from the coding sequence GTGGGAGACGGCGGACCTGCTCTATCACACGCTGGTGCTGCTCGCCGAGCGCGGCGTCGCGCTCGACGAGGTGGGGACGGAACTATCGCGACGCGCCCGGCCGGCGGACTCGTAGGGCTGGCGGGGATCGGCCCGGAGACCGCGGCGAAGTTCGCCGAGGTCGGCGTCCGCACGCCCGACGACCTGCTGGCCTACATCCCGCGCGCCTATCGTGATTGGCGCGAGCCGCAACCGATCGCGAACCTGCCCGAAGGCGAGGCGATCGTCGTCGGTCGCGCCGCGCGGGTGAAGGAGCGCCAGGGACGCTTCCCGCTCGTCACCGTCGACCTCGCCGACGAGACCGGGGTCGTGCAGGCGAAGTGGTTCGGCCGCCGCCATCTGTTCGGCAAGTTCACCGTCGGCGAGCGGCTGTTCGTCGCGGGCCGCGTCGCGCGCACGAAGCTGCTGCCCGAGCTGAACGTGACCAGCCATCGCGTGCTGCGCGAGGGCGAGCGCTACGTCGGCGAGATCGTCCCCGTCTATCCGGCGACCAAGGAGCTGCCCGACCGTCAGATCCGCACCCTGATCGGCAAGAACCTCGAGCGGCTGATCGCGCAGCACGTCGACGCGCTGCCGGCGGCGCTGGTGCGGCAGTTCGGATTCCCGCCGCTGGCGCAAGCGTGGCGCACCGTCCATGCGCCGCGCGACCTCGACGCGCTCGGACCGGCGCGTGAGCGCATCGTGTTCGACGAGTTCTTCGCCATCGCGCTGGCGGCCGCGCTCAAGCGCGCGCGCCGTGAAGCCGAGGGCGGCGCGCGCGTCTGCGAGATGCCCGACGGCTTCTGGGACGCGTTCGTCGCGCAGCTGCCGTTCGCGCCGACCGGCGCGCAGGCGCGCGTCATCGAACGCATTTGGACCGACATGGGCCGCACCGCGCCGATGAACCGGCTCTTGCAAGGCGACGTCGGCAGCGGCAAGACGCTGGTCGCCGCCGCCGCGATCGTGTTGGCGCACCGCAGCGGCGCGCAGTCGGCGCTGATGGCGCCGACCGAGATCCTGGCCGCACAGCACGCCGCCAAGCTGGCACCGATGCTGCTGCCGTTCGGGATCGGGGTCGAAGCGGTGTTCGGCTCGATGGGCGCGCGCGAGCGCCGGCGCGCCGAGGAGCGCATCGCTTCCGGCGCGGCGGGCTTGGCCGTCGGCACGCACGCGCTGCTGACCGAGAGCGTGAGCTTCGCCGATCTCGGCCTGGTGGTGATCGACGAGCAGCACCGCTTCGGCGTGCGCCAGCGGGCCGCGCTGCGCGCCAAGAGCGGCGCGCCGCACACGCTGGCGATGACGGCGACGCCGATCCCGCGCACGCTGGCGCAGACGAAGTTCGCCGACATGGACGTCTCGATCATCGACGAGCTGCCGCCGGGACGCACGCCGGTGCGCACCTTCGTCATCGGTGCGCCGCGCAAGACGATGGTCTACGAGTTCGTGCGCAAGAACGTCGAGCTCGGCCGCCAGGCGTACGTCGTCGCGCCGGCCATCGACGCGACCGAGAGCGCGTTGACCAGCGCGCTGGCCGAGGCCGAAGCGCTGCGCACGCGCGTCTTTCCGGACCTGCGGGTCGACGTGCTGCACGGCAAGCTGCCGCCGCGCGAGAAGGACGCCGTCATGGACCGCTTCAAGCGCCACGAGTCGGACGTGCTGGTGGCGACCACCGTCGTCGAGGTCGGCGTCGACGTTCCCAACGCCTCGGTGATGGTCGTGCTCGACGCGCAGCGCTACGGCCTCGCGCAGCTGCACCAGCTGCGCGGCCGCGTCGGCCGCGGCGTCGCCGAGTCGTTCTGCCTGCTGATCGCGCCGACCGACGCGCTCGAGGTCGAGCGGCTGCACGTGCTGGAAGAGACGAACGACGGTTTCGCGATCGCCGAGGCCGATCTGCGGCTGCGCAACGCCGGGGAGCTGGCCGGTACCGCGCAGGCCGGCGAGATGGGGACGATCGGCAGCATCGTCGACGACTTCGGGCTCTACATGAAAGCCAAGGCCGCCGCCGACGAGATCGTGGCGCGCGATCCGGCGCTGGCGGATCCCGACCACGCGGGCTTGCTGGCCCTCGTCGACGCCAACACCTCGGCCCGCGCCGTGTTGGTGACGGCGTGA
- the hisIE gene encoding bifunctional phosphoribosyl-AMP cyclohydrolase/phosphoribosyl-ATP diphosphatase HisIE has product MSALPEIAWGADGLVPVVIADASTGAVLTLAYANREALERTIATGSTWLWSRSRRALWNKGESSGNTQRVVSISVDCDADALLYRVVPAGPACHTGAPSCFATTVPLPGAGDAPDGAAFAGALANLARTIAARKANPPPGSYTAKLFAGGVDRIGKKIGEEATEVVIAAKNDDRGELVWETADLLYHTLVLLAERGVALDEVGTELSRRARPADS; this is encoded by the coding sequence ATGAGCGCGCTGCCCGAGATCGCGTGGGGCGCCGACGGTCTGGTGCCGGTCGTGATCGCCGACGCGAGTACGGGCGCGGTGCTGACGCTGGCGTACGCCAACCGCGAAGCGCTCGAACGAACGATCGCGACCGGCTCGACGTGGCTGTGGAGCCGCTCGCGCCGAGCGCTGTGGAACAAGGGAGAGAGCTCGGGCAACACGCAGCGCGTCGTCTCGATCTCGGTCGACTGCGACGCCGACGCGCTGCTCTACCGCGTCGTGCCGGCCGGGCCGGCGTGCCACACCGGCGCGCCCTCGTGCTTCGCGACGACGGTGCCGCTGCCCGGCGCCGGCGACGCGCCGGACGGCGCGGCCTTCGCCGGCGCGCTGGCCAACCTGGCGCGCACGATCGCGGCGCGCAAAGCGAACCCCCCGCCCGGCTCGTACACCGCCAAGCTGTTCGCCGGCGGCGTCGACCGCATCGGCAAGAAGATCGGCGAAGAGGCGACCGAGGTCGTCATCGCCGCCAAGAACGACGATCGCGGCGAGCTCGTGTGGGAGACGGCGGACCTGCTCTATCACACGCTGGTGCTGCTCGCCGAGCGCGGCGTCGCGCTCGACGAGGTGGGGACGGAACTATCGCGACGCGCCCGGCCGGCGGACTCGTAG
- the hisF gene encoding imidazole glycerol phosphate synthase subunit HisF, producing MLARRIIPCLDIKDGRVVKGVKFVDLSDAGDPVALARRYEEEGADELVFLDITATVEGRQATLAVVRAVAHELTIPFAVGGGVRTLADVNALLRAGCDKVSINSAAVRDPALVTAAAERFGAQCIVVAIDARRSEGVPSGFEVVVDGGRTPTGLDAVAWARECERLGAGELLVTSIDADGTRDGYDLVLTRAIRDACDLPVIASGGAGATRDFVDVFVQADADAALAASLFHYAELEIATLKDALADAEIVVRREPVGVR from the coding sequence GTGTTGGCCCGCCGCATCATCCCCTGTCTGGACATCAAGGACGGCCGCGTCGTCAAGGGCGTCAAGTTCGTCGACCTCAGCGACGCCGGCGACCCGGTCGCCTTGGCCCGCCGCTATGAAGAGGAAGGCGCCGACGAGCTGGTCTTCCTCGACATCACCGCGACCGTCGAAGGGCGGCAGGCGACCCTGGCGGTGGTGCGCGCGGTCGCGCACGAGCTGACCATCCCGTTCGCGGTCGGCGGCGGCGTGCGCACCCTGGCGGACGTCAACGCGCTGCTGCGCGCCGGCTGCGACAAGGTCAGCATCAACTCCGCCGCGGTGCGCGATCCCGCCCTCGTCACCGCCGCCGCGGAGCGTTTCGGCGCGCAGTGCATCGTCGTCGCGATCGACGCGCGCCGCAGCGAGGGGGTGCCGTCGGGCTTCGAGGTCGTCGTCGACGGCGGCCGCACGCCGACCGGTCTGGACGCGGTCGCGTGGGCGCGCGAGTGCGAGCGGCTGGGCGCGGGGGAGCTGCTGGTGACCTCGATCGACGCCGACGGGACGCGCGACGGTTACGACCTGGTGCTCACGCGCGCGATCCGCGACGCCTGCGATCTGCCCGTCATCGCGTCGGGCGGCGCCGGCGCGACTCGCGACTTCGTCGACGTCTTCGTCCAGGCCGACGCCGACGCCGCGCTGGCGGCCTCGCTCTTCCACTATGCCGAGCTCGAGATCGCGACGCTCAAGGACGCGTTGGCCGACGCCGAGATCGTCGTGCGCCGCGAACCGGTCGGGGTGCGATGA